The sequence AAGTACATTCAAATTTCTCACTGCTACGTACCCCCAACCACATAAAAATTCACGAAAATAAAGTTAAAGAGAATAAAATGCATTTCATGTTTCAGGAAATAAATCGAAACGTGCTGTTCGATGCTGAAGAACAAGATGCGTTTAAGTGTAACACATTCTACCAAAAATACCTCCTCATTCAGGCTCTTATGGATCTCGTTAGTCACAAGCATCTGCACAATCAAATGTATGAAAACCCTACGGAAATATTGGCGTTCATTAAATCCTTCGTAATCAAAAGCATCGATGGAGTGCAAGTGAACCACAATTTATTAGAGATAATCCTCTCGTTGTTTCAAGAACTTTTGCAACGGTTACAGACTAACGACGATGTACAAGAAATTATGAAATTGTTGATCCGATTCAAAAATTCTACATATTGCAACGACCAACTGAGCGCACAAATTGACTTTATTTGCAATGGAAGCAAACTCAAACATGATTCCGAACAAAGCCCGTACCAGAATGCATTCAGCCTATGCTCCGACAAGGAACCGTATTGCAAAGTGTATGGTACCACGTTGATGATTGGTTTGCTGAAGAAACGTGATCAGGAAAGCCTTATTCAGAAACACGCGGTTCTGATTCTGGCGTTGAACAATTTGCGAAACGTGGAGAGCTACGCCTTCCTGAACTCGGTGCGGCTGCTGGTGGCACTATGTGATGTGCTGGAAGCGGATACGATCGAAGGCCTAATAAAGGAATATCAGTGCACCGATAACGATGTGGATTACCGTTTGAAGGTGGGAGAAGCAACCATTAAAACGGTGGAAGCTATTGGGCCCATTGCTTTCAAATATAGAGAGCAGCTAATCAACTGTTTTCTGCATGAATGTAAAAGTCCTATTGATGAATTACGAGCGTCAAGTCTTGCTAATTTAGGCAACGTTTGCAAGATTCTGTCCTATCAGGTGCACACATTCTTTTATGAGGTAGGTCCACAGTTACAAGCATCGTCGCTGGGTATGTTGTTCTATATAAAAAGTATTACAAATCGGTGCGTGGAAGTGCATAAAACTTTTTGACTAATGAATACCTTTTTTCAGATGTTCCTAGTTGTGAAATCCACCGTCGAGACAGATTGCTACCTACCTGCTCGCCGAGCCGCCATTCTGGTACTCTCTCAACTGATCGAAGGAATGGACAATCTTCTGGATTATCAAGAATATCTTTCCTCAATTTATCGATTCCTAAAGTATATCACCGAATCGGAGAAAGATGACGTGACTCGGTTGCAAGCTGCTGTCGGTCTCGATCACCTGAAGGTAAAGACGAAAGACTTTTTGAATGTCGCCAATACTGCGATGGCTGTTGGCAAACTCGAGAAGGAGATTCGGATATTCGGAATCAAGGAGCAGGAAGCGGCAGAACGACGTCGAAACACACGAGGAAGTGAAACTATTCTTACGAAAATGTTAGACTAAAAATGTTTATTACAAAGTTTGATTTTCTTGTTCTTACGTACATCATATGGAATGCTTTTTAATCCCGCTTTTCGCGAGCGGTAATAGCCGCCCGCTTGCCTGTGgattagtctctgatttgacgtttgtgtaGGTCAACCGCACCCAGCGTTTCCAGCATTCTGAACAATGTTTTGTGCCAATGTGGTTCAGCTGGCGGTCATTACTGCTCGTGAAAAATTGGATAATGGAGTCAAACAGTCATAATTCCTCGCTTCATTTTTTAAAAGGAACTTAGTAACAATGGAAACATTCTCGGGAGGTTTCGTGGCATTTGTTTTCAATCTGTATGAACATATAAGCACAAAAGTCGAAAAGAAAGCTTCCGTTGTTACAATGttctttgaaaataattcaGTGAAATTTGTATATGACTTGGATATAGTTTGACGTACAACAATTTgtaataatatatttttatgacAGCAAATTAACGTCTACTTTGCTTAGAATCTTATTAATAGTTGGAATATCACTTCACGATGACGATGTAGGaatcaaaataattgatttttctATTCTATTCAGTTCGTAGATGATTGCGGTAGATACATTTGTTCTTCAAGAATACAGTTCTTACTTTGCTACTTTTATTGAATACATTTGAGTATGAAATTTCAGAGATAAGAACAGCATTAAATTAGATAaacatgagaaaatatcattgagTGAAGTTTATGCTCAGTCGTTTttgagaaattgaaattgacGCCTGTTCAAAAGATGAGCTGTTTGTCGATTTAcccaaaaaataaatatgtaggcAAGTAATTAGCTCATATTAATTATTCTATAGGCTAGTATTTCAATAAAACAAAAGAGCATAGATTTACGAACAATCAAAGAGTAGATTCCTTGTCTTCTATACTTTTAAAACTTACCGTTAACTTTACCAGTAAAGGTTACAGTCCGAATAAAAATAACGTTAGCACTATCTTATCATTACATAGCTATCACTTATCATCTAAAATATCGGGCGTCCTCGTCACCTACGCTATCAAAACGAACCCATCCGATTCGGTGGTCTCTGCGACTGTTGAATCTGATGGTGCTGTTGAATTATTCGTTGTTTCTTGTACTCTTTCAGCAGCACATAGACAAAGGCACCGATCATTATCACAGCAAGGCATGCGGAAATGAGCAAACTCGGCAAATCCACGGATCTGTtgtcactcccaacggaagCCCTAGAGCTGAACGCCTCGTTGCTGTCCTCCGATGATGTCTCGCTTACACCAATCCCGACGTCTTCGCTGTCTGCCTTCGCTTTGAACAGTCGCGCATACTTGGCGTCGCGAAGAGGTTCGCTCTTATCTATACGTCGCTTGTCGGTTTTCCTCTCAGCTATTTCGTTCTCCCTCGAACTGAGTTCCTGCTTAGCGAAACTCTTTTCCGTCACAGCGCTACCTTCCGTTTCAACTTTTTGATCATTCTGTCGAACTACTTCACTCTCTTCTACTTCCTTAACATGTGCTGGCTGTATGTCTTCGACATCTTCCTCGTCGGAAGCTTTGAGAACCAAACTGCTCTTATCCACCATATTGAACTGTCGGACACGAGCATTCCTTCCAGTAGCTGGCCAGTAATCGCTCATCGGAACAGGCGATGCACCGCCACGGCCCTTGCCTGGCAGTGCCAATCTGGCTCTGACCGTTAGTGTATCTGGCTGGAAGGTGCACACTACCACGAACCTTCTGGTACTGTGCGTCAAAATCCCCAAGTTTTCCTGCACTGTTATGTACGTTTCAACGGTCAAATCTTCGGCACTCACATGGCTGCCGCAATTCTCGTGCTCGATCC comes from Armigeres subalbatus isolate Guangzhou_Male chromosome 2, GZ_Asu_2, whole genome shotgun sequence and encodes:
- the LOC134213805 gene encoding uncharacterized protein LOC134213805; the encoded protein is MDISSRNSNRWPRFRMHPLVVITSAIWLFALMSVSEGTGEDSPTQDFEVRYLSGEPDYKSVNLTWEVEPLRDDGEQDEQHRQHKAARGNRQQRSFNVYYCELQNWGPHRCRSKTLMDNSEESGDISKQYSMTVKNLRMATKYSFHVKPQIKPGDQKISGRSELNSDEFDGNSINLGQTIIIPTKGFSAHATQCLPHASEIEVETGPYFGGRISSENGHCSIQGDANSSQESYTMRIEHENCGSHVSAEDLTVETYITVQENLGILTHSTRRFVVVCTFQPDTLTVRARLALPGKGRGGASPVPMSDYWPATGRNARVRQFNMVDKSSLVLKASDEEDVEDIQPAHVKEVEESEVVRQNDQKVETEGSAVTEKSFAKQELSSRENEIAERKTDKRRIDKSEPLRDAKYARLFKAKADSEDVGIGVSETSSEDSNEAFSSRASVGSDNRSVDLPSLLISACLAVIMIGAFVYVLLKEYKKQRIIQQHHQIQQSQRPPNRMGSF